One Gadus morhua chromosome 1, gadMor3.0, whole genome shotgun sequence DNA segment encodes these proteins:
- the LOC115548811 gene encoding abl interactor 1 isoform X4 translates to MKEQKLKQEVCSIQQEAPSARQALLDNFTNLLKVAEYCHTNYLQSGVSSKKALEETKSFTSQSLASVVYQISTLANSLLGLLDAQTNLIGHMESSINLIGQTVEMHREKVARREIGISTVMKRVPRGAEMTPADPAVHRPTEYHRRPIDYSVLDSVGHQYTIPGKQHSGMIRKAGSSIRSFKAPGPVICPLPPSLGFGKPEEPPTESDVMMSKAPPTNNNVTGIPVSLRTPWSNYPVELVAQPTSKEFLSNHSLRPLSTPPSLEPVEEVTVLLPTPATPKLDVISNSAIEEPSPPFLPHPDLIQDGEDLELPVPPPPPLLDDSMQLK, encoded by the exons atgaaggagcagaagTTGAAACAGGAAGTTTGCAGTATCCAACAGGAAGCTCCAAGTGCTCGGCAGGCACTGCTCGATAACTTCACCAACCTACTGAAGGTTGCCGAATACTGCCATACGAACTACCTACAG TCGGGAGTGAGCAGCAAAAAGGCATTGGAGGAAACCAAGAGCTTCACCAGCCAATCGCTGGCCAGTGTTGTTTATCAAATCAGCACATTGGCCAATAGCCTGCTTGGTTTGCTTGATGCTCAGACAAATCTGATTGGTCACATGGAGTCTTCCATCAACCTAATTGGTCAG ACTGTGgagatgcacagggagaaagtCGCCCGGAGAGAGATTGGCATTTCCACGGTTATGAAGCGAGTTCCCCGTGGAGCAGAGATGACCCCGGCTGACCCCGCGGTACACCGTCCCACCGAGTACCACCGCCGACCCATCGACTACTCAGTACTGGACTCTGTTGGCCACCAATACACA ataccAGGGAAGCAGCATTCCGGAATGATCCGTAAAGCTGGCAGCTCAATCAG GTCCTTCAAAGCTCCTGGACCAGTGATATGTCCACTCCCTCCGTCTcttgg CTTTGGCAAGCCTGAGGAACCACCCACTGAGAGTGACGTCATGATGAGCAAAGCCCCGCCCACAAACAATAATGTCACAGGGATACCCGTCTCTTTGAGAACTCCCTGGTCAAATTATCCAGTGGAGCTGGTGGCCCAGCCCACTTCAAAGGAGTTTCTGTCCAATCACAGCCTTCGTCCCCTCTCCACGCCCCCCAGCCTTGAGCCTG TGGAAGAGGTGACCGTGTTACTGCCCACTCCGGCTACGCCTAAGCTTGATGTAATCTCTAATTCCGCCATCGAGGAACCCAGTCCACCATTTCTGCCACATCCCGACCTTATTCAGGATGGAGAAG